From a single Capsicum annuum cultivar UCD-10X-F1 chromosome 12, UCD10Xv1.1, whole genome shotgun sequence genomic region:
- the LOC107850913 gene encoding kinesin-like protein KIN-UC isoform X4 encodes MATSGRPSSSHRSERLPPHASARNGVAANISVNSQQQQQQQQSQNSRGKIVSANSRRSVTPTSRTRSPRHENDPEPGRVRVTIRVRPRNVEELSDADYADCVEVQPELKKLKLRKNNWNSEFYKFDEVFAESASQKRIYETVAKPVVESVLNGYNGTVMAYGQTGTGKTYTLGRLGKDDVSERGIMVRALEDIIVNTTPTSDSVEMSFLQLYMESIQDLLAPEKINIPIVEDAKTGEVSVPGATVVKIQDLDHFLQLLQIGEANRLAANTKLNTESSRSHAILMVNIRKSVKNDEETGSSFQENDSKTDRHGNQIPIVRKSKLLIVDLAGSERIDKSGSEGRLLEEAKFINLSLTSLGKCINALAENSPHIPTRDSKLTRLLRDSFGGSARTSLIITIGPSSRHYPETTSTIMFGQRAMKIVNTVKLREEFDYENLCRNLETQMEHLTVEIDRQQKFRADDQMVMEKKLRECQKSFTEAERSIVSRSEFLENENSRLVSDIENLLEELNCQKQQINSMKNENLKLESDLKNSMLLEKENGRLKLELENVLKDFNRDKNHNKLLQDEVALLEMSLKHSKQQQLENSSYQKVLAENNQMYEKKITDLMKQLQDERAHSESAEQQLELMKEELTGRQELMQHHQKEASIYHKELADTTLMYEEKIAQLEQQLKAEHARVENAKEQLHAIEEQFTDHETSMKIQREKELDALRSRLEEMHHLYEPTVKELQTLKTEYQVLLSEKVQREKESDALRSRLEEMHHLYEPTVKELQTLKTEYQVLLSEKRELHDELHNVRQTLLIEEKQRKAAENELFNIKKLVPESEDGFEEKKPYMKQYTPSRSFNMHRSTESRERIFAHQNTMSKIIEEVGVQKIISLLSSVDLDVQIHAVKVVANLAAEGLYN; translated from the exons ATGGCTACTAGTGGTAGACCATCGTCTTCACATAGGTCAGAAAGGTTACCTCCACATGCTTCTGCAAGAAATGGAGTTGCTGCTAATATTAGTGTAAATAGCCAACAACAACAGCAGCAGCAGCAATCACAAAATTCGCGTGGGAAAATTGTATCAGCTAATTCAAGGCGTTCTGTTACACCTACTTCAAGAACTCGTTCCCCACGTCATGAAAATGATCCAg AACCTGGAAGAGTCAGAGTTACCATCAGAGTTCGACCAAGAAATGTTGAGGAGCTTTCAGATGCTGATTATGCGGATTGCGTTGAAGTGCAGCCTGAG CTCAAGAAGTTAAAGTTGAGAAAAAACAACTGGAATTCTGAGTTTTACAagtttgatgaagtttttgctgAAAGTGCATCACAAAAGCGAATATATGAGACAGTTGCAAAGCCTGTAGTTGAG AGCGTGTTGAATGGGTATAATGGGACAGTTATGGCTTATGGTCAAACAGGTACTGGCAAGACTTATACACTGGGTAGATTGGGTAAAGATGATGTATCAGAGCGTGGTATCATGGTTAGAGCTTTGGAGGACATTATTGTCAATACAACCCCCACATCTGATAGTGTGGAAATGTCCTTTTTACAG TTGTACATGGAGTCTATCCAAGATTTGCTTGCTCCTGAAAAGATAAATATTCCAATTGTCGAAGATGCTAAGACTGGAGAAGTGTCCGTCCCTGGTGCTACAGTGGTTAAGATTCAGGATCTTGACCATTTCTTGCAACTACTGCAAATTGGAGAAGCCAACCGTCTTGCAGCAAATACTAAGTTAAATACTGAATCATCACGTAGCCATGCaatccttatg GTTAACATCCGTAAATCTgttaaaaatgatgaagaaaCTGGCTCATCTTTTCAAGAGAACGACAGCAAAACTGATAGACATGGCAATCAGATACCTATTGTTCGTAAAAGCAAGCTACTAATAGTTGATCTTGCAGGATCAGAACGAATAGACAAATCAG GGAGTGAAGGTCGCTTGTTGGAAGAGGCTAAGTTCATTAATCTGTCTCTTACTTCTCTGGGAAAGTGTATAAATGCACTGGCTGAGAACAGTCCTCATATACCTACAAGAGATTCTAAACTAACACGACTTCTTCGTGATTCATTTGGAG GTTCTGCACGAACTTCACTCATAATAACCATTGGACCATCTTCTCGACATTATCCAGAGACCACAAGCACAATAATGTTTGGACAACGG GCCATGAAGATAGTTAACACAGTGAAGTTGAGAGAAGAATTTGATTACGAGAACTTATGCCGGAATCTGGAGACTCAAATGGAGCACCTCACCGTGGAGATTGATAGGCAGCAAAAGTTTAGGGCAGACGACCAAATGGTTATGGAAAAAAAACTCAGAGAGTGTCAAAAGTCATTTACGGAAGCTGAGAGAAGTATAGTTTCCAGGTCCGAG TTTCTAGAGAATGAAAATAGTCGCCTGGTGTCAGATATTGAAAATTTGTTGGAGGAGTTGAATTGCCAGAAGCAGCAGATCAATTCAATGAAGAATGAGAATTTGAAGCTAGAATCAGATTTGAAGAATAGCATG CTTCTGGAGAAGGAGAATGGTCgtttgaaattggagttggaaaacGTACTGAAAGATTTCAACCGAGACAAAAATCATAACAAGTTGTTGCAGGATGAGGTTGCACTCCTAGAAATGAGTTTAAAGCATAGCAAG CAACAACAATTAGAGAATTCATCATATCAGAAAGTACTTGCTGAGAACAACCAAATGTATGAGAAGAAGATAACTGATCTGATGAAGCAATTACAAGATGAGCGCGCTCACTCTGAAAGTGCTGAACAACAATTAGAACTGATGAAGGAAGAATTAACTGGCCGTCAAGAATTAATGCAG CACCATCAGAAGGAAGCATCTATATACCACAAGGAACTTGCAGACACTACTCTGATGTATGAGGAGAAAATAGCACAATTAGAACAACAGCTAAAAGCTGAGCATGCTCGTGTTGAAAATGCGAAGGAACAACTACATGCAATTGAAGAACAATTTACAGATCATGAAACCTCAATGAAG ATTCAGAGGGAAAAGGAGTTGGATGCGCTTAGATCCAGATTAGAAGAAATGCATCACCTTTATGAGCCCACTGTGAAGGAACTTCAGACATTAAAAACAGAATATCAGGTTCTGCTATCAGAAAAG GTTCAGAGGGAAAAAGAGTCTGATGCACTTAGATCCAGATTAGAAGAAATGCATCACCTGTATGAGCCAACTGTGAAGGAACTTCAGACATTAAAAACAGAATATCAAGTTCTACTATCAGAAAAG AGAGAATTGCATGACGAACTTCACAACGTGAGGCAAACATTACTAATCGAGGAAAAGCAAAGGAAAGCTGCTGAAAATGAGCTGTTTAATATAAAGAAGCTTGTGCCTGAGAGTGAAGATGGCTTTGAG GAGAAGAAGCCATATATGAAGCAATATACACCGAGTAGATCATTCAATATGCACAGATCAACTGAATCAAGAGAAAGGATTTTTGCCCATCAGAACACCATGTCAAAGATAAttgaagaag TTGGTGTCCAGAAGATAATTTCTTTGCTGTCTTCAGTCGATTTGGACGTCCAAATTCATGCTGTGAAAGTGGTAGCCAATCTTGCAGCTGAAGGTCTGTATAACTAA